The following DNA comes from bacterium.
AACAGGTCCTGTGTATTCTGCTGACGGCTGAGACCATCTGAGTCGCGCACAAAAAAATCGGCGTTAAATATAATTGGGATTGCGCCATCGGTAACCGCGATACTGCCCAGGCGAAGCTTGTCATTTGTGTAAGCTCCGGGCGGAATGTCGTCAGTGTTAGCAGACGCAACCATAGATAAAATCATGAGCAGGATGGATGTTCTAATTGAGCGCATAAATATATCTACACTTGTTTTTATGGCATCTGGTGTGAGGTCCCCTGGTTGCGCCCGAAGTCGTATGTGGATCTAACCTTAGGTCGCTACTGAAAGTCTACGGTACCAGAAAGTTCTTTTCCCCCGCCTTCTGAACCGGTAATCTTATACAATACTTTTTTTTAACTTGCAAGCGGAATGTTAAAATATGCAAGAACAACATAAACCGGCAAAAGTAATGCAGAAAAAGAAGGTCGATATACCGAAGCGCGCCGGGAAATTATCGGTGAAATTCGCCGTCTGCATCGCAAGGGTGAACCGTTGAATATTACAGCGGTAAAGCGTTCGCATCCGGAACTGATCACGCGCGTCTATTCAATCAAGCCGTTTTGGGGCTGGGCAAAGGCTATCGCTGGCGCAGGTTTGGATTACGCGAAGATAAATACGGAACTGCTTGAGACACTTCCATGTCCTTTCTGCGGCAAGGAACTAGTGAATCTTTGCTTTCACTTACGTGTGCATGAAATAACAGTGCACGATTACAGGACGGAATACCCAGGTGAGCCAATGTTGTCCGAGGAAATGTGTTCGCGGATTAGCAGAGCACTTCGCCGTCAAGATCGCCTTGTCCCGCACTGGGAACCGATTTGGTCGGCTGAATACGTTTTGGACAGAATCCACGAGCTTTGGCGCCGAAAGGTTCCGCTCAACAGCGGATATATCGATAAAAAGCAAAAGCACCTCCTTTATGCTTCGTCTAAATTTTTCAAAAGCTGGGATGGTGCATTGCGGGCAGCAGGGCTTGATCCCGACGAGGTCCGCCTTGCTGATGTTAAGGTGCGATATAACCGCCGGGATGTAATCCGCGAGATATTAAAAAGACGTAATCGTGGACTTCCTATGAATGTTGCTGCGGTGACAACGGATGATTTACGTCTATTTAACGCCGCTCGACGGCGTTTTGGCTCTTATTCTGCAGCACTTATTGCAGCCGGAATCGATCCCGATAAGGTACGTAGCCAACGTCTGCCGTACCAGGAATCTGATCGTCAACAGCTGTTGAAAGCCATTCGGGGGGTTGCCCGAATACCTGAAGGAAAACGGGGGATCGCGATTCAGCAATTGCGGACAAAATATCGTAAAGTGGTACGCAGATTGTTTCACATGTCATGGCCGGCCGCTGCGAAGGCTGCCGGCGTACCGTTTCGAGCTATTCATTCGGTGGATCACCGCGACTTTACCAGTAAAGATCAAGTCATAACAGCTTTAAAGGATCGACTACGAACAGGTAAGCCGTTAAGTGTAAGAGATCTAAAGCAACATGCATTGCGTCTGTACAAAGCACTACTTTGCTTTTTTCCGAAATATAACGACTGGTATTGCGAACTGGGGATAAGCACTAGAAACATTCGCGGCGCTCAGTTATATCGCAACCCGAAGGAAGTTTTGGCCGCGATTCGCAAAAGGGTAGAAATTGGCCTGGGAATGCGCCGGAGTGATTTGTTTAAAGAACCTGATGAAACGCGACCGAATATGTTGGTAAGACGCGCACGCGAGTTTTTCGGAAGCTGGTCGAATGCGCTGAAGGCAGCAGGAGTGAGTATGGAGAAGCGCCGTCCAAACGACTTACCGCGCTATCCAACCAAAGAATCGGTCCTTCAAGAAATCCGCAGACGACATCGAGAGGGCCTCCCTCTGGGAATTGGTATTGAGAAGGGAGAATCATTGTTTAAGGACACAGCACTTACTCACACTGCCCGGCGCTACTTCGGTTCCTGGCCCCGAGCAAAGAGCCTAGCTTTGCGCCATAAACAGAAATCATAATAACTTCACTCCGTGGAAAATCAAAAGACTCGCATAATTGATCAAAGTCGCCTTCTTGACTTGCATTGGACGAAATAACAATATTCGTAATACAATGTCAGAGGGGACTTATATCGATGGAACGCATTGAGTTGCGAAAACAGATCGGACTGATCATCGATTCGATATTTATGATTCTGGCTTTTTTTGCCAGCTACTATCTAAGAAAACCTTTCAAACTCCCGCCTTTTCAGGAATTAGCGCCGCTCGATTACTATCTCTGGATTCTCGCGGTCAGTCTTCCTTTCTCATGGATTTCACTACTCGTTCTGGGCGCTTACTCTCCAAAGCCCGAAGCCGGAAGACAATTTATTCATCTGTTCGGCCGTTTTTGCCTTGCGATGATGTTCGTTCTCAGTTTGATCTTTTTCGTCTTCAGCGTAAAGGAAGTCAATCGTAGCTTTGTCATCCCTTTTGTTCTGATGTCTGCCTTTTTCTTCGCTCTATGGAGAGTGGTTCTGATGCGATGGCAGAAATCCCATGGCATTTCGAGGAAGGCTTTATTGATTGGCGAAGGGGATAAGTTTCCTTCGATGATTGAAGAATTGAGAAATCACCCGCTACGAGGGTTTGAACTGATCGGCTGTTTGACAAATGAAGCGGCCCAAGGCGGTAAAATTGGCGGCTTACCGGTTCTTGGAACGTTGGATGATTTGTACCGGGTCCTGCACAGGGAAGTGGTCGATGAAGTGATTTTCGGTATCCGGATTTCTGCGATGGAACAGTACCAGACTCTTTTGAAGATTTGTGAAACAGTCGGCGTAAACGTGCTCATGCTATTCGATGATCGATGGCCGCGTTTCTCCCGAGTGGATATGGGAAGGCTATTAGACCGGCCATTTATTTACCTGGCATCCACGCCTGCGGATGAAGTATCGTCCTGGATGAAGGCGGTCCTGGACCGCAGCGTTGCCTTTTTTACGCTGCTGGTTACCCTGCCTCTATTGGTTTTCATCGGATTTCTAGTGAAAATCACTTCGGCAGGTCCCATCTTATTTGTGCAGGAAAGGACAGGACTGAATGGAAGAAAATTTAGAATGTATAAATTCCGGACCATGGCTGTGGATGCTCAGAAAAAGAAGGAAGAGTTGCGTGAGCAGAATGAAATGGAAGGCCCTGTTTTCAAAATCAAGAACGATCCACGCGTAACGAAGATCGGAAGCTGGCTCCGAAAATACAGCCTGGATGAACTGCCGCAGTTCTTCAATGTCTTGAGAGGGGATATGAGTCTGGTCGGACCTCGACCACTACCCTGTGAAGAGGCCGAGTTGATTCATGGAATGCAGCGCCGGCGGTTTTCCGTCAAGCCCGGTTTGACTTGCATCTGGCAAATCAGTGGCAGGAACCACTTGAGTTATGAAGAATGGATGAAACTGGATCTTCAATACATTGACCGGTGGTCCCTTGGATTGGATTTCAAAATTCTCCTGAAAACACCCGCTGCGATCTTTTCCTCCAAAGGTGCTTTCTAGACTTTAGAACCTCACGACCTCGGATCGAATCTCGTCATGATGATAGAATCTGCGGGATGAATGATCTGGAAATCCGTACGCTTCTGCTGACTGTCAGTACAGCTATCGCCAGCACGTTGATTATTCTGCCACCGGGACTGATGGTTGCCTGGGTACTGGCTCGAAAGAACTTTCCTTTTAAGTCCGTCGTTGAAACGTTTGTTTCCTTGCCCCTCATCATGCCACCTGTAGCCACAGGACTCGTTTTATTGAAGCTTCTTGGAAAAAGAGGTCTTATCGGCCAACTCTTTCATCAACTATTCCAGACAGATATTGTATTTACATGGCGAGCTGTGATTGCTGCTATGGCTGTCATGTCTTTTCCATTTATTGTGCGCACCGCGCGGGTTGCCTTTGAAGAAGTGAATCCGCGTTTGGAACAGGTCGCACGTACACTTGGCAGCACTCCCTGGGAGGTCTTCCGGCGAATCACAATGCCTTTAGCGAAACGTGGAATCATGGCCGGTTGTGCGCTCGCGTTTGGAAGGGCTCTGGGAGAATTTGGAGCGACTGTCCTTGTTGCAGGGAATATTCCCGGAAAAACCGCTACACTTTCGGTTTCCATTTTTTATCTGATTCAACTGGGCCAGGATGCTCTGGCGTTTCGGCTCGTTCTCCTGTCGCTCATCCCATGCTTCATAGCGCTCTGGATGAGCGAATTCATTCTGAGAAGAAGGAAATCTTTCTGATGCTGGCACTGGAAAACATTTCCATTCGTTACCGTCATTTTTCTTTGCAAGTAAGCTTTAAAACACAGGAGCGGATTACAGGGATCTTTGGACCGTCCGGGTCTGGCAAGACTACTCTATTAGAAGCGATTGCGGGAGTCAGGAAGCCGGATTGTGGAATCATTCATTTTAAAGGACGGGCGCTTACCGATATTGGATCCGGATTAATGATCCCACCTGAAAAACGAAGGACCGGTTACGTGCCTCAAGATCTCGCCCTGTTTCCTCATTTAAGCGTGCGGCAAAATGTCTTTTACGGCGCGTCGAGGAATGACTCTTCTGATCTACTCAAAACTCTGGAGATTGAGCATCTGATGGAGCAAAGGATTCATCAGCTTTCTGGTGGTGAAAAACAAAGGGTTGCCCTCGCGCGGGCTCTCTTGATCCATCCGGAACTACTCCTTCTTGATGAGCCTTTGTCGAATCTGGATGAGCCCTTACGGGAACGAACGAGAGATTATGTTGAGCATCTCATCCGTAAAATCGACATTCCGGTGCTGTATGTAAGCCACGATTCGGATGAGATTGTCCGATTGTGCTCCGAAGTAATTGTTTTGCAAAACGGACGCATTTCGAAACAGGGAAGTGTTGCTGAGCTCTTCATAGAAGACGATCGTACGCACTATCGATTGAAGTAGTGGCAGAGCATTTGCCGTTGATTTTGAATGGCCGTGTGATCGCACAATGCTCGCATTAGCACGAACATATTTCCTGCGCGCAAATGCTCTGCCTCGTCTCCGATACTGCAGAGCATTTTCACGCCCATAGTGATTTTGATTTAAAGCTTTACCTTTCCTGGCATATTCATACACGCCGCTTGGAAAATGCTCTGCCACCACCACCACCACCACGTTGCGCATTGATTCCTCGATGTTATATTTTGGGGTAGACCTGGAGGGTCGATGTCCATTGAATCGGGTGCCCCGCTGAGGGTATTAATAGTCGAGGATGAGCGGCTGATTGCAGAAAATCTAAAATTAATTGTCGAAGATCATAACTATCGAGTGGTTGATTTGGCCTCTAACAGCGAAGAGGCAATTCACAAGGCAAAAGTATCCAAACCGGATTTGATTTTGATGGACGTGCGGATTCAGGGTGAAATGGATGGAATTCATGCAGCAAGTCTGATTCAACAGAGTCTTGCAAAAAAGCCAAGGGTTCTCTTTTTATCCGCGCATAGCAGAGAACAGTTTCCTCATATAGAGGCGCTGGATTCTGATTCTTTTCGATATTTGTTAAAGCCTTACACTCCGGAGGATCTTTTGGCGGCGATGGACAGTGTTCTGAATCCATGAATTCTTTTGAACTCAAGAGTATTTTCCGGCTACTGTTTCTACTTCTGCTGAGTCAGGCGAACTCTTTCATTCATGCGCAGTCCGCTGAATACGAGATGAAGGCCGAATTCCTGTACAACTTTACGCAGTTTGTTCAATGGCCCGAGAACGCATTCAGCACTCCCAACAGTCCTTTTCAGCTCTGTTTGATTGGCGAAGATCCGTTCGGAAGAACGCTGGATGAGTCAGTCACCAGTGAATTCGTAGGTAAGCATCCGATTGTGGTGCGAAGAATTCGCGATGTAGACAATACTCCGGCCTGCCATCTGGCTTTTGTTTCCGCCAAATCCGATATTCCTTTCGAAGCGGTTCTGGTGACGACCCACGAGCATCCGGTACTTCTTGTAGGAGAAGATCCAGAATCTGCAGAAAGAGGAGGTACGATTGCTTTTCGATTCGTAAACCGGAGAGTCCAGGTTTCGGTGAATCTTTCTGCAGCCCGGAGCGCCAATCTCAAAATCAGCTCAAAACTCTTGAGACTGTCAACCATTATTGAGAATTGAAGTGGGTTACGCTGACCTTTCCATACGACGCAAGTTGATGGTGATCATTCTTTCAACAAGCGGAATTGTCCTGCTCCTTACCGCCGTTGCGTTTATTTCTTATGAGTGGCTCACATTCCGGCGAAGTCTCGTAATTAACGTTACTACGCTTGCCCGGGTGGTTTCTGACAATTGCACTGCTGCACTTGCATTCAGAAACCCTGCAGATGCCAGGGAAGTCCTCAATGCGTTGAAAGCAGAAAAAACAATCAAAGCCGCTGTTCTTTACGATCATGATGGGGAACTGTTTGCGTTCTATCCGGACAATCTGAAACCGGAGCTCTTTCCCGATAAGCCCGGTCCCGATGGTTACCGCTTTCAGGAACAAGATTTGATTGTGATTCAGCCTGTCGTTGAATCTAAGGAACGTTACGGAACTCTGTTCCTTCGTGCCAGCCTGGGCGTAATTTATGAAAGTCTGCAAAATTATGCAGAGATTGTGATCTTGATTTTCGTTCTCTCTTTGTTTGCTGCCTTCGTTCTATCGACAATTCTCACCAAAAGCATATCCAATCCTGTCCGGTCGCTTGCAAAAGCCGCCCGTCTGGTTTCTGAAAACAGGGATTACGGCGTACGTGTTCCCAGATCGGGTAAAGATGAGCTTGGAGTGCTAACACAGACGTTCAATGAAATGCTTTCAAGAATTGAGGAGACGGATGCTGGTTTAAGAAAGGCGATCGGCGAAAAGGATGTATTGATTCAAGAAGTTCACCATCGCGTTAAAAACAACTTGCAGGTGATTTTGAGTTTGTTTGATATGCAGGCACGTCACGTGGATAGCGAAGACGCACTGGAGGTCTTTCATGACTGTAAGGCTCGAATTCGATCCATGTCTCTGGTTCATGAGATGTTATATGGTTCCAGCGATCTTTCAAAAATCGACTTCAAAAACTACGTGGAAAAACTCGCTGATGATCTATCTACCTCATATCAGCAGAACGATCGCCAGGTAAAAACAACCATCAGCTTGAAAGATCTGGAGCTTGATATCAGCAAAGCGGTCCCACTGGGACTCCTAACGAACGAGGTGCTGACAAATTCGATTAAGCACGCTTTCGTGAATGAGCCAAACCCCGAAATTTTTATTAAGCAAGTTCCTAGCGAAGCTCTGACCATTCTCATAGGGGACAATGGTAAAGGATTGCCTTCCGACATCGATTTCTCGAATCCGACAACGTTTGGATTGCGAATTATTCGCTTGCTGGCCGAACAGCTCAATGCGAATCTGAATGTTGAATCCAACCACGGAACCATCTATACCATTCAAATGGCCCTGTAATCGAAGTAGCGCGGACGTCCCGTCTGCGCAGGCGGGAGCCCGCGCTACATAGTTTATAATTACAGCTATGAACGGAATGATGATGGATTATCCACTCACGTTAGATCGGATTCTGGAGCACGCTCGGCGCTTGCATCCGCAGAAAAGAATTCTTACCAAAATGCCGTCCGGCGAAATGCATTCCTATGACTACGCGAAGTTGTATCAACGCTCCAAGAAATTGGCAAACGTTTTGGAAAAACTTGGCGTTAAGCCCGGCGACAGAGTCGGAACCCTCTCATGGAACAATTTCCAGCACATGGAGATGTACTACGGGATTCCTTGTTCCGGTGCTGTTTGTCACACGCTGAATATTCGGCTCTCCCCAGAAGAGCTGGCATACCTGATCGATCATGCGGAGGATCAAGTGATCTTCGTTGATGGCACACTTCTACCGTTAATGGAGCGCGTGGCTCCCAAGGTTCGGTCAGTTCGCCACTATGTGCTCTTTAACACACCAGATGATATCCAGACAAAATTGCCTGGCGTTTCGTTTTACGAGGATTTGATGGCTGACGCAAGCGAGGACTACGAATGGAAATCTATCGACGAAAACATGGCGGCAGGACTCTGTTACACAAGCGGAACAACAGGAAATCCCAAGGGTGCCCTGTACAGTCATCGCTCCATTTTTCTGCATACGCTGGGAGTAAATCTTTCGAATAGTCTGGGAATCCGGGAGACAGATGTTATGCTGCCGGTCGTTCCTATGTTTCATGCGATGGCATGGGGACTTCCTTACGGTTGTGTTATGAACGGCGCCGATATGATCATGCCTGGCCCACATATGCAACCGGCTGCTCTTGCCGCATTGATTTCGGATCACCGCGTTACGATTGCCGCGGGAGTTCCGACGATCTGGGGCGGCCTATATCAGGAACTCAAAGCGCGGCCGCGAGATATTTCCAGCATACGGGCGTTAATTGTTGGGGGGGCCGCTATGCCTCGGAGTCTGATTGAAGGTTTTGAAAAGGATCTAGGTGTCACCGTTTTGCACGCATGGGGAATGACGGAAATGTCACCCCTTGGAACTGTCTCGATTTTGCAGAGCCATCATACAGGGCTTTCGGAGAAAGAAAAAATCGATGTTAAGTCGATGCAAGGTTATCCGGTTCCCATGGTGGAATTGCGAATCGCAGATGAATCCGGGCGTGAACAATCCTGGGATGGCAAGACCATGGGGGAGATTCAAGTTCGAGGTCCATGGGTAATACGACAGTATTACAAGGTAGAAAATACACCGGACAAATTCACTGGCGATGGATGGTTTCGAACTGGTGATGTCGCAACGATCAATTCGGATGGTTTCGTGAACATCACGGATAGGACAAAAGACGTAATCAAAAGTGGAGGGGAGTGGATTTCCAGCGTGGCTCTGGAAAATGCCTTGATGTCACATCCAAAAGTTTTGGAGGCGGCAGTGATTGCCGTGCCGGATCCAAAATGGACCGAGCGTCCGCTTGCCGTGATTGTAGCAAAACCCGATTCCGGAAACATAAACAAGGAAGAGATCGTTTCCTTCTTAGCGGAGCGCTTTCCTAGATTCTGGCTTCCGGATCACGTTTCCGTGATTCCAGGCATACCCAAAACAAGCGTTGGAAAATTCGACAAGAAAGTCTTACGGAAACAATACTCTGAAGGCTCAATCAACACGATTGATTAAATTCAACTCATGCTGATTTCCGGTATTTAAACTCCACTGGGATTCGGGATTCTTCCTGTTCAATGAGTCTATCGACAGCCAGACGATTATCCTCAGAGTCGGTTGCGATTGCCATCAGTCTTTAGCAGGAAACGCGATTATTTTAACCCAAAGGTCTGATAGAAATCCAGGCAGAAGTAAGGAGGGATGAAGTTGAAGATAAAAAATGGAGTGTGGATTCAGAACCCACACTCCATTTAAGCGGCCCGATAAAAAAACTAGAGTTTCAAACAAACGTCCTTCATTGCTATAAGCTAGTCCGCTGTGATATGCGTTTGTCATGCAAACGTTATGCGTAAGTAAAATTTGAAGAAAGTAGCGCAGGCGTCTCGCCTGCGTCCGTTTGCGCAGACGGGACGTCCGCGCTACTTTGCCTCCGACTCTTTTAGTAGATAGGGGAGTCGGCAAGCACTGGCAATCAGGATCGTTAGGAGAGAAAATGTAGTTGCAATTGCAGCGATATTTTTCGCGGCAATTTGTTTGAGAAAAAATAGATCGTAATTGGCAACCGACGGAGAAAAGCTCCAGCCACTCATTATTGGAGATGCCCTCATAAGGAAATGCTCTTTCGTACCTTTGAGTGCTCCCCATCCCTCATAAAATCGCCCATAAAATGGCACAAAATCAAAAAGGATCCCATTTACTGTTAGAAACCAGCTTAGTACAACCAGACCAACAAAGAGTGTTCGTCGCGCAGGATTGGAATAGTGTTCCGCCGCCGAATGGATGCAGCAAAGAACCAGCAGGGGAATCACAGGGATAAGGAAACGCGGCCCCCAGCACCAGCCGCCAAACGCGCCATGCCAGAGACTGTAGAAGAACAGTTGAGTAAGGAATATTCCTGCAAATGCCATTGCCTCCCATTTCCTTTTTTTCGCCAGTGACAGAAGTCCGCTGACTGTCAGACAAACAAGCGGGAAAAAGAAAAAAATTCCTCTTCCTGGACTCACCAGGAGTCCGATCAGTCGCCTAAGAGAGGGCCTGGCCTTTATAATCTCTTCGCCGAAATTGAGGAAGGAGCCGAATTTGTGATAGTTAAACATCAAAATTACAATTCCGCTGAAGATCATGGGCAGACACATTACAAGCAGATTCTTAAAAACGCTTGAGCGCCGCATCCAATATCCCAGAAGAAGAAACCAGGGCACAAACATAACAAAATCAGGGCGGATGGATACTCCGTATGCGATAGCAAGGCCCGGATAAAACCACTGCAGTACACTTTCACTTTCCGAAGCTCTGCGAATCAGCAATATTGCGACGACCACAATTAATCCAACAAATGGCTGAGCAAAATCATACCGGCCATACACAGAATACGGCGAGGCCAGACAGGCAACAAGCGACGTGACTAATGACCATTTGCGTGAAAGGCCCGTTTTTAAAGCCAGCTGATACAGAAGAATGCCTGTAACAACAACGATGATCGGATTGACGCTCGAACAATAGAGATACAGATCGTTTCTCATTAAATTCCAATCATAAGGAAGCTTTGAATCGAATTGCATGTGTATCAAATCCGGGCGAAATAATTGAACAATTGCAAGAAAGGGAATGTACGCAATCGTCATCCCAATACCATATTTACTTGTCCAGTAGTATTTATTGCCCCATCTCAGCGGAGGATCGAAGTGAAGCGTTTTCTCTGCCAACAGAACACGTGCAGCCTGAAAGGTTAACGCGCCATCAATGGAATACTGGTGCCCCCCCAACGCCAGTAATTGATAGGAAAGAAGAAGCGCTCCCAAAAACAATGTAACTTTTCTATCTGTCCGCATCGCCCCTAATGTAGCGCAGACGTCTCGTCTGCGGCAGCTCGCAGGCGGGACGCCTGCGCTACTTTGTTTATGAACTCTCGCAAGGGAACCTCGCCTGAGATCACCAACGCTAATCCAATCATCATCGACAAGCACAATAGTTTCAAGACGAGCAACCAACCGTGAGCAGGCCACCAGGAAGCGATGATATAAGCTACGAAACTGATCAAAACTGCACGAACAGTGCTCAGAGCAGGAGGCAGAATTCCGCAGATACGGTGCAGCGCTGCCAGACTCGTGATCGTCCCCACAAATGTTACGGCCAGGTTGACGTTCGCCGCCGCTATAGCGCCTCCACGGGGAATCATCAGTAGATAACCTACCATACTGATTGGGACCATCGGACTGGTCAAAGCAAAAGTGAGGCCGGGTCTTCCAACGGCAGTCAGTATTGCGGTCACAACGGAAATGCCCGCCAGCAATACTCCGCTAAAAATCAGACGTGCAAGAATTGGAGCGGTTTCCTGAAACATGGGACCAAAAATCAAACCAACAATTTCATCGGATGCCCCAGCAGACATCGCAGCAAAAGGAAATAATGCCAGAATGACGCGCAATGAAATCCGTCCTAATTCCTTTGCTTTCTCTGTCTCACCTGCACTCAACATTCTGCTGAGACTGGAAAGCACTAGCGGCGCAAATGAAAGCGAAAAAAGGCTCACTACCAGAGAAAGATTCTGAGCTGCTCCGTAAAATCCGGTGTCCGCGGTTGTTCGGCCCATGGGCTTCAGCAGAACAAGATCCAACTTTTCGTAGATCCTCATGCTGAAAGCAAACATAAAAAGGGGAAGGGCATAGTCCCAAAGCTTTCGAAGTGGAAAATCTGAACTCTGCAGAATGGAGGGCTGGATATAATATCTCGCAACGATCAACTCAACGATTGTTGCCACCACACTTCCCAGAATCGCTCCAGAAACAGATAATCCCAGTTCCACCAACCCGATCACTGCGAGTAATCGTACGAGCCAGCGAACAACACTGATCACTGCTCTGGCATTGAACCGCCCCAGGCCAACCAGCAGATTTCGGTGAGCCTGTGCAATACTGAACAATGGGATATCGATAGCGAACCATTTCAGACAGGAGGACAACAACGGTTCCCCTAGCAAGGCTGCAACCGAATCGGAAAGAGACCAGATCCCTGCAGCGGCAAGACAGCCGACAACCGTATGAAGCCGGACTACCTTTGTGCCAAGCGGTCTCCAGTCTTCTATTTCAGCCGTGAACTTCAATGTTGCCCGGGCAAAAATGGAACTTACGGTCCATTCAATCCAGGAAATGACGGTAGCCGCTAGAGTGAACAGTCCGTAATCGGCAGGGCCAAATTTTCTGGTGAGATATGCCGCTGTAATCAGGCCCGTCGGCAGCAACAACGCTTCAGCAAGGAAAATGCGAAAAGTTCCGTGAAACAAAGCGAATTGCGCAGATGATGAATCGCCCCTCATCACTTACATCATAACAGTATGGAATGTTTTCTAAATGAACCATGCCGGCAGAATGCCGGCGGTCATTTATGCCAGCCTGGAGGCTGGCGCTCATAAAGAAGAGCGCCGCCATTCTGGCGGCATTGATGTCCGCCGGCTTTTAGCCGGCCGATG
Coding sequences within:
- a CDS encoding sugar transferase, whose translation is MERIELRKQIGLIIDSIFMILAFFASYYLRKPFKLPPFQELAPLDYYLWILAVSLPFSWISLLVLGAYSPKPEAGRQFIHLFGRFCLAMMFVLSLIFFVFSVKEVNRSFVIPFVLMSAFFFALWRVVLMRWQKSHGISRKALLIGEGDKFPSMIEELRNHPLRGFELIGCLTNEAAQGGKIGGLPVLGTLDDLYRVLHREVVDEVIFGIRISAMEQYQTLLKICETVGVNVLMLFDDRWPRFSRVDMGRLLDRPFIYLASTPADEVSSWMKAVLDRSVAFFTLLVTLPLLVFIGFLVKITSAGPILFVQERTGLNGRKFRMYKFRTMAVDAQKKKEELREQNEMEGPVFKIKNDPRVTKIGSWLRKYSLDELPQFFNVLRGDMSLVGPRPLPCEEAELIHGMQRRRFSVKPGLTCIWQISGRNHLSYEEWMKLDLQYIDRWSLGLDFKILLKTPAAIFSSKGAF
- the modB gene encoding molybdate ABC transporter permease subunit, whose amino-acid sequence is MNDLEIRTLLLTVSTAIASTLIILPPGLMVAWVLARKNFPFKSVVETFVSLPLIMPPVATGLVLLKLLGKRGLIGQLFHQLFQTDIVFTWRAVIAAMAVMSFPFIVRTARVAFEEVNPRLEQVARTLGSTPWEVFRRITMPLAKRGIMAGCALAFGRALGEFGATVLVAGNIPGKTATLSVSIFYLIQLGQDALAFRLVLLSLIPCFIALWMSEFILRRRKSF
- a CDS encoding ATP-binding cassette domain-containing protein; translation: MLHSALDERIHSEKKEIFLMLALENISIRYRHFSLQVSFKTQERITGIFGPSGSGKTTLLEAIAGVRKPDCGIIHFKGRALTDIGSGLMIPPEKRRTGYVPQDLALFPHLSVRQNVFYGASRNDSSDLLKTLEIEHLMEQRIHQLSGGEKQRVALARALLIHPELLLLDEPLSNLDEPLRERTRDYVEHLIRKIDIPVLYVSHDSDEIVRLCSEVIVLQNGRISKQGSVAELFIEDDRTHYRLK
- a CDS encoding response regulator; protein product: MSIESGAPLRVLIVEDERLIAENLKLIVEDHNYRVVDLASNSEEAIHKAKVSKPDLILMDVRIQGEMDGIHAASLIQQSLAKKPRVLFLSAHSREQFPHIEALDSDSFRYLLKPYTPEDLLAAMDSVLNP
- a CDS encoding YfiR family protein, with protein sequence MNSFELKSIFRLLFLLLLSQANSFIHAQSAEYEMKAEFLYNFTQFVQWPENAFSTPNSPFQLCLIGEDPFGRTLDESVTSEFVGKHPIVVRRIRDVDNTPACHLAFVSAKSDIPFEAVLVTTHEHPVLLVGEDPESAERGGTIAFRFVNRRVQVSVNLSAARSANLKISSKLLRLSTIIEN
- a CDS encoding HAMP domain-containing protein produces the protein MGYADLSIRRKLMVIILSTSGIVLLLTAVAFISYEWLTFRRSLVINVTTLARVVSDNCTAALAFRNPADAREVLNALKAEKTIKAAVLYDHDGELFAFYPDNLKPELFPDKPGPDGYRFQEQDLIVIQPVVESKERYGTLFLRASLGVIYESLQNYAEIVILIFVLSLFAAFVLSTILTKSISNPVRSLAKAARLVSENRDYGVRVPRSGKDELGVLTQTFNEMLSRIEETDAGLRKAIGEKDVLIQEVHHRVKNNLQVILSLFDMQARHVDSEDALEVFHDCKARIRSMSLVHEMLYGSSDLSKIDFKNYVEKLADDLSTSYQQNDRQVKTTISLKDLELDISKAVPLGLLTNEVLTNSIKHAFVNEPNPEIFIKQVPSEALTILIGDNGKGLPSDIDFSNPTTFGLRIIRLLAEQLNANLNVESNHGTIYTIQMAL
- a CDS encoding long-chain fatty acid--CoA ligase — encoded protein: MNGMMMDYPLTLDRILEHARRLHPQKRILTKMPSGEMHSYDYAKLYQRSKKLANVLEKLGVKPGDRVGTLSWNNFQHMEMYYGIPCSGAVCHTLNIRLSPEELAYLIDHAEDQVIFVDGTLLPLMERVAPKVRSVRHYVLFNTPDDIQTKLPGVSFYEDLMADASEDYEWKSIDENMAAGLCYTSGTTGNPKGALYSHRSIFLHTLGVNLSNSLGIRETDVMLPVVPMFHAMAWGLPYGCVMNGADMIMPGPHMQPAALAALISDHRVTIAAGVPTIWGGLYQELKARPRDISSIRALIVGGAAMPRSLIEGFEKDLGVTVLHAWGMTEMSPLGTVSILQSHHTGLSEKEKIDVKSMQGYPVPMVELRIADESGREQSWDGKTMGEIQVRGPWVIRQYYKVENTPDKFTGDGWFRTGDVATINSDGFVNITDRTKDVIKSGGEWISSVALENALMSHPKVLEAAVIAVPDPKWTERPLAVIVAKPDSGNINKEEIVSFLAERFPRFWLPDHVSVIPGIPKTSVGKFDKKVLRKQYSEGSINTID
- a CDS encoding oligosaccharide flippase family protein → MRGDSSSAQFALFHGTFRIFLAEALLLPTGLITAAYLTRKFGPADYGLFTLAATVISWIEWTVSSIFARATLKFTAEIEDWRPLGTKVVRLHTVVGCLAAAGIWSLSDSVAALLGEPLLSSCLKWFAIDIPLFSIAQAHRNLLVGLGRFNARAVISVVRWLVRLLAVIGLVELGLSVSGAILGSVVATIVELIVARYYIQPSILQSSDFPLRKLWDYALPLFMFAFSMRIYEKLDLVLLKPMGRTTADTGFYGAAQNLSLVVSLFSLSFAPLVLSSLSRMLSAGETEKAKELGRISLRVILALFPFAAMSAGASDEIVGLIFGPMFQETAPILARLIFSGVLLAGISVVTAILTAVGRPGLTFALTSPMVPISMVGYLLMIPRGGAIAAANVNLAVTFVGTITSLAALHRICGILPPALSTVRAVLISFVAYIIASWWPAHGWLLVLKLLCLSMMIGLALVISGEVPLREFINKVAQASRLRAAADETSALH